The Streptomyces sp. NBC_01463 DNA window GTGCGCTGATCGGTACGACGATCGGCGGCCGGGTCGCGGACGCGCACCTCTTCGGGGTGCTGCTGAGCGGCATCACGGCGTCGACGGTGTTCCTGGCCGCGCTGGCGCTGTTCGCGTCGAGCCAGGTCGCGGTGATCGTGCTGGCCTTCCTGCTGGGTCTGTCGGCGTTCTTCACCGCTCCGGCGCTGAACGCCCGGATGTTCAACGTCGCGGGCGCCGCCCCGACCCTGGCGGGTGCGACGACGACCGCCGCGTTCAACCTGGGCAACACGGGTGGCCCGTGGCTGGGCGGCACGGTGATCGACCTGGACTTCGGTTTCGCGGCGACCGCGTGGGCGGGGGCGGCGATGACCGTGGTGGCGCTGGTGACGGTGGTGTTCTCGCTGCGGCTGCAGCGCTCCCGCACCTCGGCGTCCCGGCTGGTGGCGGGTGCGCCGGCCGCCGTCGGGGTGCAGGGCAGAGCGGCGGAGGCCGCCTGCCAGAAGGCCGTGTGAGCGGCGGCGGGACAGCGGCCGTGGATTCTTGTCGCCATGCCCGCCCGGCGGACTCCCCCGTTGTCTAGTGTGGGCGGCATGCCGGATCAACAAAATGTAGAAGACGAGGCGGCCCAGGTGCGGGCGGCGTGGACCTGGCTCACGGGCTGGCTGGGAGAGAACGCCCCGGGCTCCGCCGCGTCCCTGCGGCCGGGCGCGTCCGATGACCGCGTGGCGCAGGCCGAACAGCGGCTGGGTTTCACCCTGCCCGCCTCCCTGCGCGCCCTGTGGACACTGAACGACGGCGTCGTCCACAGCCGAACCGGCGCGAGCGCCTTCCTGGACGGGCACGGGCCGCTGCCGATCGAGACCGCCCTGGACACTCACGGCGCCCTGTCCGACGCCTGGCCCGACTGGGACCCGCTGTGGCTTCCGTTCACCGCGAACGAGGTGGACGAGCCGTGGAGCGGCGACTTCATCCACTGCGGCACCGGAGCGACCGGTTTCTGGGGCATGGAGGACATGGAGGACGAACCGGGGATGCACGGCGACGGGTCCGGTGGTGCACTGACCCTGCCCGGCATGCTGGCACAGATCGTCGAAGCCCTGCGAGAGGGCACGGGGCCGAGGATCGGCAGCACCAGCGCCCCGGGGATCGTGGACGGCGGCCTGGTGTGGATGGACCCGCGGGACGTGTGGATGCCCGGCTGGACGCCGCTGCACCCCTGACCGTCGCCACCCCGGCGGAACCGCGGGTGGAGCGGACCCCCGGTTCGGCCGGGGTTCCGCTCCACCCTTGGTGTGTGCGCCGGGCCTAGGGAATGGTGTCCGGGTCCAGATCAGTGATCTCGCACGTGACGACGTCCTTCTTGATGGCTTCCCCGCAGCCGAGGTCGGCCATGGGTGCGTACACGTAGTACGCGTCCTGGTCGAGCATGCGGTGCGCCTTGGCGAACGCGCCGAACGGCGCCATCGAGCCGGAGTTCACACTCAGCGCCATCGACGACCGGCCGCAGTTGATGTTCTTCCAGTCCGGCTCGGGGTAGCGCCCGTCGTCCCGCAGATGGATCTTGCCGTCGTCGGCCAGACCCTCGTACGTCTGGACGCACTGGGCCCCGTTGTCGACGGCGTACGAGGTGATGCCCGACGGAACCATGTTCGCGGGCATACCGGCCGACTCGTAGGTGGAGTTGAAGGAGAACTCGTCGCAGGACGGCGTGTCCCGCTTCGGGTGGTTGTACTGCTTCACGGCCTTCCTGGTCAGGCCGTGCGGCTCGAAGCCGTTCGCGCCGCTCCGGCCGCAGATCTTGTTGCGGTTCGCGTTGGCCCCCCGGTCGTACGCGTTGCGCTGGTTGGCCTTGTGCTCCGCCTTCGCCGTCATCGGCAGGTAGTGCAGCGGGGAGGACGGCCAGCTGCCCGGGTAGGTGCCGGTGCGCTGCCCGATCTTGCCGGTGATCAGCCAGATGTGCGCCGCGGCGGCCGGGAACTCATTGCCCTTGATCACATAGCCGGGCACGTAGTCGGGGAACACACAGCCGGGCGGCATACCGATGTCGGCGAAGTCGCAGCGCGCCTCGGCCTCGAAGATGCTGTCGCCGCTGACGCCGACGTCGGAGTCCTCGTCGGCCGCGGCGCCGTTGAAATCGGGGCCGAAGAAGCTGATCGGCATGGTGCGGGAGCGAGCTTTGTCCTTGCGGGACTTGCCGTCCCAGCCACTGCCGTTGGCGCCGCCGTTCTGGTCGTTCTTGACGTCGTACGTCATGGTGGCGGTCCCGGTCACTTCATGGCTGTCGTACTCCTTGGCGCCCTTCCAGGTCGTCGACCCGTCCCAGGTGAAGGCCGGGACGCCGGTACAGCCGAAGTCGCACCGGGGGGTGAATCCGATCTCGATGTCGTTCTTCATCGCCGGGGTGGGCGGCGGCGCCGTCTTCGGGCGGATCCGCGACCAGAACTTGATGTCCGGTGACTTGGTGTCGGTCTTGATCTGGACGTCTATGAAGAAGTCGGCCTGCGTCAGGCGCTTCTTCGTCTTCTTGTCGTAGGTGTAGTACTCGTAGTACGCGGCCATGCACATCTTCGTGCGGTTGAACCAGCCCCACTGCGCGTTGTCCGGGTTCGGGGTCCCGTCCGGGTTGACCCCCGAGCACTCCGGAAGCAGTTCCGTGCCGGCGCGCGGTGCGACCGGTGCGGCGTCGAGCCGCTCGGTGACGACCGACGGCTCGGTGGCCGGACCGCCCTTGGACGTACGCGGCTTCAGCACACCGCAGGAGACGGTTCCGTCACCCCGGTCGGTGCACTTCGGTGCCGTGCTCCTGAGAGCGGCGGTCGCCCATCCGGGGATCTGCTGCCACTCGCCGGTGGCCTTCCACTTGCCGTCGCTGTACGCCGGCTTGTCGGGCAGCGTGATGTCCACGACATGGTTCGTACGGACCTGGCCACCGGCAAGGAACCCGTAGGTGCCCGTGGCACCGACGTTGTCCGCGCGGTCGACCGTCTGCACCTCGACGTGGTGCGCGCCGTCCGCGCCGGGGGTCGCGGTGAACGAGCCGGTGGTGCCGGCCGTCGGCGCGCTCTGCCACTCCGGGGCGACCGCGCGTGCGGTGGGCCGGGTCGGCGGCCTGGGAGAGTCCCCGCCCTCCGCGTCGGGGGACTCGTCGGTGCCGTCCAGCAGGCCGGGGTCGTCGTCCTCGGGCAGTTCGCCGTCGACGCGGTAGCGGATCTGCTGCGCGCCGTCGTCGCCCGTGTCCACGTCGAACGTGCCCTGGACTCCCGTGCCGCCTCCGCGTCCGTCGTCCGGATAGGTCGCGGAGCCGATCGCGGCCGGCTCACCGGGGGCGGTGGTGTCGACGGCGAACTCGCGCCACGGAGACCAGCCGAGGTTGTAGTGGGTGCCGTCGTAGGCGTTGGTGCGGAACTTGTACGTCCTGCCGTCCTTCAGCTGACCGGCCGGGACCTTCACGCTCGCCCAGGAGCCGGGGGCGACGTAGTCCGAGACGATCGCGCCGTCACCCGCAGGTGTGGTGATGGGCTTGTTCGTCGCGGCGTCGTAGACCTGGAAGGTCCCGTTGACCTTGTCGCCGTCCGCGTCGGCGAACTTGTCCCGCAGGGTCGGGGTGGTGGAGTTGACGGCCCACACCCCGGCGTAGGACTTGAACGGCGCACCGGCCTGCTGCGCGCTGCCGTCACCCGGCCGGAAGTTGTAGTTGACCGTGAGCTTGGGCTGGTTGGCCGTCGCGTTGCGGCTGTTGACGCGCTTCCAGGCCTTGGTGTCGTCGGACACGGCACGCACGCCCATGTGGCCGGCGGTCTGCTTGCCCGATGCCCACACCTTCGCCAGCTCGGTCACATCGGCCTTGATCCAGCCGTCCGCCGTGGAGGGGCATCCCGCCGGGTATCCGGCGGTCTGGGTGCCGGTGGCGTACTGCTGCATCCACTCGGGCTGCTTCGTCCACCGGGAGGCGGAGGACCCGGCACCGGTGTTCCACACCGTCCAGCCCTGCGCCTTGCAGTCGGTGGCACCGGAGTGGAAGTTGTACAGCTGCACACTCGCCGAGGAGACGAGCGCGTCGGCGAAGGGCGCGGTGTTCCACGTCATCAGCGTCCGCGCGGTACGCGGCGTGCCGTCGGCGTTGACCGTGCCGGGGTTGCCGAAGTCGAGCTCGGTCTCCGAGCCCAGGTCGGTGGTCTCGCCCTGCTGCACATAGGTGTCGAACGTGTTCCCGAGCGCGGAGGTCGACGGGTCCACGGTGACCGGGTACTCCGTCGCCGGGTCCGCGAGGAACTCCGCGTCCGGGGTCACGACGAGGTCGATGTTCCCGCCGCCGTTGTCGACGACCTCCATGCCGACCCGGGCACGGTTCTCGTGCCTGCCGGAGATCTTGTCCACGCTCGCGTCCCACATGACGGGGGCGGGCATGGTGGCCTTGGGCGCACCGGTCCTGGCATCGGTGAACCGCACCGAGCCGTCCTTCTGCGCCGCCGCCTTGAGGCCCTTCGCCTTCAGCGGCAGCGTGTAGGTGTAGGCGCCGGCCGCCGGCGCGGAGTCGAGCCGCACGAACTGCTCGAAGCCGGTGCGGGTGGCCTCCACGATCACGTCGGCGCCGGGCACGGCGTCCTTGTACGTGGCGCGGGTGCCCTCCAGGACGGGCTTGGGCAGACCGCCCTTCCACTGCATCGTCACCTGCTCGGCACCGGTGCCGAGGGTGACCAGGTCACGGCCTGCGGCGTCGTTGGCGGCCTGCAGCGATTTCGCGCGGGTGCCACCGCCCGGGGCGAGTCGCAGGCCCTCGGGGTGCGCCTTCGCCGCGACCATGCCACCGGTCTCGGTGAGAGTGGCGTCGACGTCGATCCACTTGCCGTCGCGCTGCATCCGTTCGGGCCCGGTGGTGACCTCTGAGGTCAGCGTCCCGTCGGGGTTGGCGTAGGTGAGGCTGGTGGGTGTGGTCTCGTCCGGGACGAGGGTCTTCCTGCCCGTCCTCGCGGCCTCTGCCAGCGCCCACGGGATGCCGCCCCTGGAGTGCCGTGCGGCCCAGGCGAGGTCGGAGGCCTCGATGTCCTCGGCGGCCGGCCGTATCGCCGCGGCCGTGGACCTGGGGCTCTCCGCGGCCGAGGCCCCGGGAGGGGCCACCGCGAGCGGTACCGCGGTGGCCAGTGCTGCCCCGATCGCGATCAGGGGCACGGTGCTTCGTTTTCCCGCTCTGCTTCTTTTTCCTGTGCCGCTTCTTTTGACTGTGCTGCCGCTCAAAGGCTGTTGATCTCCTGGTTGCAGGGTGTCGCGCCGCCCGTCTGTTTACGGGGAGTTGACATCCGGCAGCAAGAGAAGAAATCAGGAGGATCAGCCGAAGCCGGAGGTTGTGGACGTGACGCCCGACACGGCCCTGGAGAGTTGCAGGCCGAATCATCCGAACTGCCGCCTTCAGAAAGGGGATTGCCTGGAGGGGTCGACAAGTCGCCGGGCGATTCCACCCCTGATCCGGTAACTTGGCGTCAGATTTCGGGAATGGGGGCTTACCGGCGTCGGCCGTCCTCGCCCCCGGCGCTACCGCGGCGCCGGCCGGCCCTTCGGGCGGCGCAGGCCCGCATCGGTGATCCGGCGGACCAGCTCCTTGGAGCCGATCTGCCGGGCGCCGGCCCGGACCGCGTCCTCGTACCGGGCCTCCGGCACGTCGTAGTGGTCCCGCTCGAAGGCCCGCTCCGGGCAGCCGATGGACGCGGCGAAGGCGTGCAGCTCCTCGAACGAGACGTCGCTGACCAGGTGCGACCAGAGCCGTCCGTGGCCCGGCCAGTCCGGCGGATCGATGTAGACGGTCACGGGCGCGGTATCCCGCCGAGCGATCCGACCGGGGCGACCGCGACGGTGGCCTTCGTGCAGACCCAGTGCGGGTCGGGACCGAGCTCCGGCTCGACGTCGAGTGCGTGCGGGTCGCCCGCGTCGCAGACCGGGCAGAGCGGCCAGCGGCCGTACTCCTCCAGCAGCGCGTCCTGGACGTCCTGGGCGACGAGGCCGACGACGAACTCCACCCCCTCCGGCCACTGCTCCACCCACCATCGCCGGTGCGTCACGGCGTCCTCGACCATCGAGACGATCTGCGCCTCGGCGACGTCTCCGGCGGCCAGGTCGGCCATGACAAGGGCGCGGGCGGTGTGCAGCGCCTGCTCCAGGGGGTTCGGCTCCATACCTCCATTGTCCACCTGCGCACCGGAGCCCCCGCCCGTGCCGCCGGAGGCCGGAAACCGCCAGAGGTCAGGACCAAAGGGGGGTTGACGGACCCCGGGGTTGAAAATATCTTTCAAAGGTGACCAATGACCTGAAGGAAAGTTTCAGCGCTGATTCGCCGCCCGCCCCGGCAGCCCTCGCGGCCAAGGTGCGGACGCTCGCGCCGTCCATGACCCGCTCGATGCAGCGGGTCGCCGAGGCCGTCGCCGGTGACCCGGCCGGCTGCGCTGCCCTGACGGTCACCGGTCTCGCCGAGCTCACCGGCACCAGCGAGGCGACCGTGGTCCGCACCGCCCGCCTCCTCGGCTACCCCGGCTACCGCGACCTGCGCCTCGCGCTCGCCGGTCTCGCCGCCCACCAGCAGTCCGGCCGGGCCCCCGCCGTGACCGCCGACATAGCGGTCGACGACCCGATCGCCGACGTGGTCGCCAAGCTGGCCTACGACGAGCAGCAGACCCTCGCCGACACGGCCGCCGGGCTCGACACGGTCCAGCTCGGTGCCGCCGTGGCCGCGGCCGCCACCGCCCGCCGGATCGACATCTACGGCGTGGGCGCCTCCTCGCTCGTCGGCCAGGACCTGGCCCAGAAGCTGGCCCGTATCGGCCTGATCGCGCACTCCCACATGGACCCGCACCTCGCGGTGACCAACGCGGTGCAGATGCGCGCGGGCGACGTGGCCATCGCGATCACCCACTCCGGCTCGACGGGCGACGTCATCGAGCCGCTGCGGGTCGCCTTCGACCGCGGCGCGACCACGATCGCGATCACCGGCCGCCCCGACGGACCGGTCACGCAGTACGCCGACCACGTGCTGACCACGTCCACCGCCCGCGAGAGCGAGCTGCGCCCGGCGGCCATGTCGAGCCGCACGAGCCAGCTCCTGGTCGTCGACTGCCTGTTCATAGGAGTCGCGCAGCGTACGTACGAGACGGCGGCCCCGGCCCTCGCCGCCTCCTACGAGGCGCTGGCCCACCGCCACAACCCGCGCACCCGCTGACCTCACCGAAGCACCCGCACCCGCAGAACCGCACGAGTTCAAGAAAGCAGAGCCGCTCTCCATGACCTCCCTCACCGACGCCGACGCCACCGCTCCCGACGGATACGGCGAACTTCGCGCCCAGCTCGCCACCCTCACGACCGAGGCGTTCCGCCCCGAGCTCGCCGAGATCGACCAGCTGCCCACCTCGGAGATAGCCCGGATCATGAACGGCGAGGACCAGACCGTCCCCGCCGCCGTCGCCGCCCGGCTGCCCGAGATCTCCGCCGCGATCGACGCCACCGCGGCGCGCATGGCCCGCGGCGGACGGCTGATCTACGCGGGCGCCGGCACCGCCGGCCGGCTCGGTGTCCTGGACGCCAGCGAGTGCCCGCCCACCTTCAACACCGACCCCGCCGACGTGGTCGGCCTGATCGCGGGCGGACCGTCAGCGATGGTCACCGCGGTCGAGGGTGCCGAGGACAGCAAGGAGCTGGCCGCAGCCGACCTCGACGCGCTGGGCCTGACCGCCGACGACACGGTGGTCGGCATCTCCGCCTCCGGCCGTACGCCGTACGCGATCGGGGCCGTCGAGCACGCCCGCACCAAGGGCGCGCTGACCATCGGCCTGTCCTGCAACGCGGACTCCGCGCTGGGCGCGGCCGCCGAGCACCCCGTCGAGGTCGTCGTCGGCCCGGAGCTGCTCACCGGCTCGACCCGCCTCAAGGCGGGCACGGCGCAGAAGCTCGTGCTCAACATGGTCTCGACGATCACGATGATCCGGCTCGGCAAGACGTACGGAAACCTCATGGTCGACGTCCGCGCCTCCAACGAGAAGCTGCGCGCCCGCTCGCGCCGGATCGTCTCGCTGGCCACCGGTGCCTCGGACGCCGAGATCGAGGCCGCGCTCGCCGCGACCGACGGCGAGGTGAAGAACGCCATCCTGACCATCCTCGGCCAGGTCGACGGTCCCACCGCCGCGACGCTGCTGTCCGCGTCGGACGGCCACCTCCGGGCCGCGCTCGCCGCCGCCCCGCGCACCACCTGACCCCCTGCTCCACCTCCCCCGCACAGCAAGGCACCACGCACCATGGCTACAGAAGACAAGAACCGCGCCACTGCCGCCGCGATCCTTCCGCTCGTCGGTGGCGCCGCGAACGTCAGCTCCATCGCCCACTGCATGACCCGGCTCCGGCTCGGGCTGCATGACCGTTCGCTCGTCCAGGACGAGGCTCTGAAGGCCGTTCCGGCCGTCATGGGTGTGGTCGAGGACGACACGTACCAGATCGTTCTCGGTCCCGGTACGGTCGCCCGCGTCACCCCCGAGTTCGAGAAGCTCGTCGAGGAGGGGAAGGCCGCGGCCCCGGCGGCCGCCCCCGCCCCGGCCTCCGCCGCCCCGCTCACCGCGGAGGAGCTGGCCGCTCAGGGCGCCGAGATGAGGGCGGCCCGGAAGGCGAAGAACGCCACCCCGTTCAAGCTGTTCCTGCGCCGGATCGCCAACATCTTCGTGCCGCTGATCCCGGCCCTGATCGGCTGCGGCATCATCGCGGGCCTCAACGGGCTGCTGGTCAACCTCGGCTGGCTGACGTCCGTCACTCCGGCCCTGGCGGCCATGGCGTCCGGCTTCATGGCGCTGATCGCCGTCTTCGTCGGCTACAACACGGCGAAGGAGTTCGGCGGCACGCCGATCCTCGGCGGCGCGGTCGCGGCCATCATCGTCTTCCCGGGCGTCGCGAACATCGAGGCGTTCGGCCAGAAGCTCTCCCCCGGCCAGGGCGGCGTGCTCGGCGCCCTGGGCGCGGCGGTGCTCGCGGTGTACGTGGAGAAGTGGTGCCGCCGCTGGGTCCCTGAGGCGCTGGACGTCCTCGTCACCCCGACGCTGACGGTCCTGATCTCCGGCCTGGTGACGATCTTCGGTCTGATGTACGTGGCCGGTGAGGTCTCCACCGCCATCGGCACGGCCGCCGACTGGCTGCTCTCCAACGGCGGCGCGGGCGCGGGTCTGATCCTCGGCGGCTTCTTCCTGCCGCTGGTCATGCTCGGGCTGCACCAGGCGCTGATCCCGATCCACACCACCCTGATCGAGCAGCAGGGCTACACGGTCCTGCTGCCGATCCTCGCCATGGCCGGTGCCGGCCAGGTCGGCGCGGCCATCGCGGTCTACTTCCGTCTGCCGCGCAACGAGTCGATCCGCCGGACCATCAAGTCCGCGCTGCCCGCCGGCTTCCTGGGCGTCGGCGAGCCACTGATCTACGGTGTCTCGCTGCCGCTGGGCCGTCCGTTCGTCACGGCGTGCGTGGGCGGTGCCTTCGGCGGCGCGTTCATCGGCTTCTTCAACCAGCTCGGTGACGCGGTGGGCTCCACGGCCATCGGCCCGTCCGGCTGGGCCCTGTTCCCGCTCGTCGACGGCAACCACGGCCTGGGCGTGACCATCGCGATCTACGCGGGCGGCCTGGTCGTCGGCTATCTGGCGGGCTTCGTCGCCACGTACTTCTTCGGCTTCAGCAAGGACCTGCTGGCGGAGTTCAACGTCTCGCAGGAGCCGGCCGGCTCCACGGTCGCGGCCGCCTCCACGGCTCCGGCGGCCTCCGCCACCGGCCCCGACACCCCGATGAAGGAACCCGCGGGCGTCTGACCTCCCGTCCCCACCACAACGGCCGCCGGCTCAGCGCTCCAGATCGCTGAGCTGGCGGTCGAGTGCGATCTCCACCGCGCTCAGCGGAATGTCCGGCCGCAGCCGCTCCAGTTCACACGGGTGCGGCGGTGGCGGCGGACAATCGGGGATGTGCACCCAGATCCGGCCGGCCGCGATCAGCGCGCGGTAGAAACTGCGCACCAGACGGGCGCCGAATCCGCACAAAGGACGACGCATCGACGGGCTCACCTCTTCTGCCGGCGCGGACGGACTGCCGACGATGCCGCACATGACTTGGATGGCGCTAAAGGGCGTTCGGCCGATCGGCCCCATGTGCGTGAGAACTTCACGCTCCACGGATGACGGGGCCACTGTCTGGCCCGGAGCGCTTTATCGCAGAATCGTCGCGAAGCAACACCGGCTCACATCTCCAGCACAGACCCTCATCCCTTAGTAGAGGAAAGGTTCGTGTATCCATGGACAACGTCATATCGACCGGCGTTCGGAACCTGGACGAGATCACCGCACCGCCCGCCGGCTCCGGCCCCCGGAATCTTGTGATCGAGCATCTCGATCTCTTCTCCGAACAGCACGTCGCGTTGCTGAGCTGGTGCATCCGCACCGAGTCGATCGAGCCACTCGCGGCATGACCGCGCCGGGGGGAAGAGACGTCCTGGCAGCGATGCCGGACGACGCGCTGGTGGGGTTCAAGCGTCATCTGCACCCCACCGTCGTCCCGGGGGAAGCGACGTACCTGGTGTCCCCCCGGAATGTCACGGCACTCCACGGCGTCCACGCCGAGGTTCTGGTGCCGTTGCTCGACGGCACCCGGAGTGTGCGTTCGGTGCTGCACGCCGCGGCACCGGCGCTCACCGCCGAGGAGGCCGGCAACTCGTTACGGGAACTGACCGGCTCGGGGCTGCTGAATTTCCGCCCGGCACCGTCCGGGAATTCCCCCGCGGCCCTTTCCGATCCGGTGGCCGAGGCCTACTGGGACCTGGCCGGCCTCGACGGCGGCCAGGCCTCCGCGGAACTGGCGAAGTCCAGCGTGCGGATCGTGACGGTCGGGGATCTGAACGCCGAGTCGGTCGGGGACGCCTGCCGGGACTCCCGGATCACGGTGGCGGCCCCCGGCGCCCCCGCCGGGTTCTCCCTCGTCCTGTGCGACGACTACCTGGCGCCCGGGCTGCGCGAGGTGGACGCCGAACACCGGGCGAGCGGCACACCCTGGCTGATCGCGAAGATGTCCGGCGCCGATCCCTGGGTGGGGCCGGTGTTCCGGCCGGACCGGGGCCCGTGCTGGTCCTGCCTCGCGGCCCGGCTGCGCTGCCACCGCGGTTCCGAGCGGCCCGTCCGGCGCGCACTGGGCCTGGACGGGCCGCTCGCCCGGCCGACCGCGTCGCTGGCGGCCGGCCGTTCCATCGCCGTCCACATCGCGGTGCTCGAAACGGCCAAGTGGATGGCCGGTATGCGCTACCCCTCGCAGAACCTCGTCCACACCCTGGACACCCTGCTCCTCCAGGTCCGCACCCACCCCGTGAGCCGGCTGCCGCAGTGCGCGGTCTGCGGCGACCCGGGCACGGTCGCCCGGACCGTACGCGCCCCCTTCGTACCCGTGTCGCGGCCCAAGGCCGATCAGGAGCTGGGCGGCGACCGGGCGCTGACCCCCGAGGAGATGCTCGACCGGTACGGACACCTGGTCAGCCCGGTCACCGGGATCGTCAAGGAGATCCGCCGCGCCCCGCACACCCCGGACTTCGTCAACAGCTATCTGTCCGGCCACAATCTCGCGGTCAGCCCGCACACCCTCGCCGGGCTCCGCTCCGGACTGCGCGCACTCAGCGGCGGCAAGGGGCTCAGCGGCACGGAGGCCCGGACGAGCGCCCTGTGCGAGGCGGTGGAGCGCTACAGCGGCACCCGGCAGGGCGACGAGCCGGTGGTACGGGACAGCTACCGTGCGCTGGGCCCGGCGGCCGTGCACCCCAACTCCTGCCAGCTGTACGACGAGCGGCAGTACCGGACCCGGGAGGCCTGGAACCGGGGCCGCTCCCACTTCCAGTACGTACCCCGGCCGTTCGACGAGGACATGCCGACCGAGTGGACACCCGTGTGGTCGCTGACGGAGCGGACGCAACGGCTGCTGCCCACCTCGATGCTCTACTTCGGGAACGGGTCGCTCGCCGGCGGCGGCACCGGCGACGGGCTGCTGGCCGATTCCAATGGCAACGCCGCGGGCAGCAGCCCCGAGGACGCACTGATCCAGGGGTTCCTGGAAATCGTCGAACGGGACGCGGTCGCCCTGTGGTGGTACAACCGCAC harbors:
- a CDS encoding SMI1/KNR4 family protein, with product MPDQQNVEDEAAQVRAAWTWLTGWLGENAPGSAASLRPGASDDRVAQAEQRLGFTLPASLRALWTLNDGVVHSRTGASAFLDGHGPLPIETALDTHGALSDAWPDWDPLWLPFTANEVDEPWSGDFIHCGTGATGFWGMEDMEDEPGMHGDGSGGALTLPGMLAQIVEALREGTGPRIGSTSAPGIVDGGLVWMDPRDVWMPGWTPLHP
- a CDS encoding DNRLRE domain-containing protein; this encodes MPLIAIGAALATAVPLAVAPPGASAAESPRSTAAAIRPAAEDIEASDLAWAARHSRGGIPWALAEAARTGRKTLVPDETTPTSLTYANPDGTLTSEVTTGPERMQRDGKWIDVDATLTETGGMVAAKAHPEGLRLAPGGGTRAKSLQAANDAAGRDLVTLGTGAEQVTMQWKGGLPKPVLEGTRATYKDAVPGADVIVEATRTGFEQFVRLDSAPAAGAYTYTLPLKAKGLKAAAQKDGSVRFTDARTGAPKATMPAPVMWDASVDKISGRHENRARVGMEVVDNGGGNIDLVVTPDAEFLADPATEYPVTVDPSTSALGNTFDTYVQQGETTDLGSETELDFGNPGTVNADGTPRTARTLMTWNTAPFADALVSSASVQLYNFHSGATDCKAQGWTVWNTGAGSSASRWTKQPEWMQQYATGTQTAGYPAGCPSTADGWIKADVTELAKVWASGKQTAGHMGVRAVSDDTKAWKRVNSRNATANQPKLTVNYNFRPGDGSAQQAGAPFKSYAGVWAVNSTTPTLRDKFADADGDKVNGTFQVYDAATNKPITTPAGDGAIVSDYVAPGSWASVKVPAGQLKDGRTYKFRTNAYDGTHYNLGWSPWREFAVDTTAPGEPAAIGSATYPDDGRGGGTGVQGTFDVDTGDDGAQQIRYRVDGELPEDDDPGLLDGTDESPDAEGGDSPRPPTRPTARAVAPEWQSAPTAGTTGSFTATPGADGAHHVEVQTVDRADNVGATGTYGFLAGGQVRTNHVVDITLPDKPAYSDGKWKATGEWQQIPGWATAALRSTAPKCTDRGDGTVSCGVLKPRTSKGGPATEPSVVTERLDAAPVAPRAGTELLPECSGVNPDGTPNPDNAQWGWFNRTKMCMAAYYEYYTYDKKTKKRLTQADFFIDVQIKTDTKSPDIKFWSRIRPKTAPPPTPAMKNDIEIGFTPRCDFGCTGVPAFTWDGSTTWKGAKEYDSHEVTGTATMTYDVKNDQNGGANGSGWDGKSRKDKARSRTMPISFFGPDFNGAAADEDSDVGVSGDSIFEAEARCDFADIGMPPGCVFPDYVPGYVIKGNEFPAAAAHIWLITGKIGQRTGTYPGSWPSSPLHYLPMTAKAEHKANQRNAYDRGANANRNKICGRSGANGFEPHGLTRKAVKQYNHPKRDTPSCDEFSFNSTYESAGMPANMVPSGITSYAVDNGAQCVQTYEGLADDGKIHLRDDGRYPEPDWKNINCGRSSMALSVNSGSMAPFGAFAKAHRMLDQDAYYVYAPMADLGCGEAIKKDVVTCEITDLDPDTIP
- a CDS encoding DUF4031 domain-containing protein; translated protein: MTVYIDPPDWPGHGRLWSHLVSDVSFEELHAFAASIGCPERAFERDHYDVPEARYEDAVRAGARQIGSKELVRRITDAGLRRPKGRPAPR
- a CDS encoding MurR/RpiR family transcriptional regulator, with amino-acid sequence MTNDLKESFSADSPPAPAALAAKVRTLAPSMTRSMQRVAEAVAGDPAGCAALTVTGLAELTGTSEATVVRTARLLGYPGYRDLRLALAGLAAHQQSGRAPAVTADIAVDDPIADVVAKLAYDEQQTLADTAAGLDTVQLGAAVAAAATARRIDIYGVGASSLVGQDLAQKLARIGLIAHSHMDPHLAVTNAVQMRAGDVAIAITHSGSTGDVIEPLRVAFDRGATTIAITGRPDGPVTQYADHVLTTSTARESELRPAAMSSRTSQLLVVDCLFIGVAQRTYETAAPALAASYEALAHRHNPRTR
- the murQ gene encoding N-acetylmuramic acid 6-phosphate etherase, translated to MTSLTDADATAPDGYGELRAQLATLTTEAFRPELAEIDQLPTSEIARIMNGEDQTVPAAVAARLPEISAAIDATAARMARGGRLIYAGAGTAGRLGVLDASECPPTFNTDPADVVGLIAGGPSAMVTAVEGAEDSKELAAADLDALGLTADDTVVGISASGRTPYAIGAVEHARTKGALTIGLSCNADSALGAAAEHPVEVVVGPELLTGSTRLKAGTAQKLVLNMVSTITMIRLGKTYGNLMVDVRASNEKLRARSRRIVSLATGASDAEIEAALAATDGEVKNAILTILGQVDGPTAATLLSASDGHLRAALAAAPRTT
- a CDS encoding PTS transporter subunit EIIC, with amino-acid sequence MATEDKNRATAAAILPLVGGAANVSSIAHCMTRLRLGLHDRSLVQDEALKAVPAVMGVVEDDTYQIVLGPGTVARVTPEFEKLVEEGKAAAPAAAPAPASAAPLTAEELAAQGAEMRAARKAKNATPFKLFLRRIANIFVPLIPALIGCGIIAGLNGLLVNLGWLTSVTPALAAMASGFMALIAVFVGYNTAKEFGGTPILGGAVAAIIVFPGVANIEAFGQKLSPGQGGVLGALGAAVLAVYVEKWCRRWVPEALDVLVTPTLTVLISGLVTIFGLMYVAGEVSTAIGTAADWLLSNGGAGAGLILGGFFLPLVMLGLHQALIPIHTTLIEQQGYTVLLPILAMAGAGQVGAAIAVYFRLPRNESIRRTIKSALPAGFLGVGEPLIYGVSLPLGRPFVTACVGGAFGGAFIGFFNQLGDAVGSTAIGPSGWALFPLVDGNHGLGVTIAIYAGGLVVGYLAGFVATYFFGFSKDLLAEFNVSQEPAGSTVAAASTAPAASATGPDTPMKEPAGV
- a CDS encoding TOMM precursor leader peptide-binding protein encodes the protein MTAPGGRDVLAAMPDDALVGFKRHLHPTVVPGEATYLVSPRNVTALHGVHAEVLVPLLDGTRSVRSVLHAAAPALTAEEAGNSLRELTGSGLLNFRPAPSGNSPAALSDPVAEAYWDLAGLDGGQASAELAKSSVRIVTVGDLNAESVGDACRDSRITVAAPGAPAGFSLVLCDDYLAPGLREVDAEHRASGTPWLIAKMSGADPWVGPVFRPDRGPCWSCLAARLRCHRGSERPVRRALGLDGPLARPTASLAAGRSIAVHIAVLETAKWMAGMRYPSQNLVHTLDTLLLQVRTHPVSRLPQCAVCGDPGTVARTVRAPFVPVSRPKADQELGGDRALTPEEMLDRYGHLVSPVTGIVKEIRRAPHTPDFVNSYLSGHNLAVSPHTLAGLRSGLRALSGGKGLSGTEARTSALCEAVERYSGTRQGDEPVVRDSYRALGPAAVHPNSCQLYDERQYRTREAWNRGRSHFQYVPRPFDEDMPTEWTPVWSLTERTQRLLPTSMLYFGNGSLAGGGTGDGLLADSNGNAAGSSPEDALIQGFLEIVERDAVALWWYNRTRQPAVDLDAFDAPYVRRFRDGYRRIGRELWVLDLTSDFGIPVMAALSRRTDKPAQDVIFGFGAHFDPRVALRRALTEMGQLLPAVSMARADGSGYALDDPDLCTWWHTATTDNQPYLQPDPGICARTPRSWVYTPHADLLADVEHITRLVRSRGMELLVLDQTRPDLAMPVVKVIVPGMRHFWARLGPGRLYQVPVELGRLSRPTDYGALNPIPLFV